The DNA sequence CTGCTGTTCACTATCAACCATAGGCGTTCCTCGAGCAAGGCTCGATGGAATTGAGGTTCGATGTAATTGACCCGCCTTATGTTGGACTTCCCCAACTTACCTAGCGGAAGAAAAGGGGTTCCTCCTAACCCTTTTCGCCGAGTCCGAGTATTCCTATTCTAATTAGCCGGCTACCTTCGCTCGGAGCAGCATTTCCAATCCTTTTATGCGATCCGATCTTGGTATGCCCTTTCCCTGGTTTCGGCTTATTCTGTTGAGGTGGGAAAGAAAGATAAGATAATTATTAGTTGCCAACCGATCTTATTCCCCAGATAGCCTTATAGCCTCTTCCCCGGGAATGGAAGTTCATGACATCACTCCAACTCTGAACCTTAACGACGACGTCAACCCCGAGGAACGCCAATTACTCGACTAATAGGAGAGGAACGCCTGGCTTGCTCATGAACAACAATTCCCATTAAACAACAATTGTTTGGTGAGCCTGCGGAGTATTTGCTAGTTGGTCAGCAAAGGAACGAAGGGGAAGAGCTGCACTTGCTCAACATTCGGAGAGACCACTCCGTTCCTCGGACAGTCTCATGCTTAACACAACAGGAACTCGGCTCGCACAACTCCGTTCCTTGCTCATCCAACAATGTTCCCAGACGACACAAAGAAATAGATAGTTGTCTGATGAGCAGACCTAGAGGGATTAGCGAAAGGAAAGACAAAGGAAAGCAGACACGGCAAACGCAACGGTCGGGAGGAGAAGACTAGAAGAAACCTTGGGGACTTCTAGATACTTCCTCCAATAAACGCACAAACAAATAGTACTTCGCCTACGGAACTAGCGGGCCTACTTCAGCTACAAGTGCGAGGGGGGGCAGCAATGGTTCCCTCCACACATAAGAAGGATACACCAGTCACAACTTCAGGGATAGATGCACATCACACCTCAGGAGCAACGCTTCGCTCTCTTACCGGGACTCCTCATGCAACTCATTCCCAGTAAACAACAGTAGGAAGAGCTATTCTATACCGAAACAGCCAGCAGCAGGAGTGGGCGGGCCCTAGCTTCACTTGCTAAACGGGAAAGCACAGCTAGCCATAGGAATCAGGCAGATGCCCCAACTCCTAACTTCTCGCTGACAAACCATTCCCAATAAGAACAAAGAAGAGGGATTCTATCATGGCAGGAATGCACGCACAAGCAAACACAGCCCATGTATCAGCAGGGGTTCCTCCGCTTCGCTCACTTAACTAATACCTTCATGACAATATAAACAACAGAAGAGGGGGTTATTTACGGGCTTACGCCCTTGCACAGAATGACAGGACAAGCAACAGAGCAACAGGAGCCGGGAACTCGTTCTCCAACTTCGCTCACGCGGGAGAACTCCCTCCCTACAACTTCGAAGAAACAATCCATGCACTTCCTTTTTTCATCCTCAGCGGGATGGGACTGACCGCCTCGGAAATAGATACAACTGCTTGGTGATCCTCGGGGGCGGGCATAAGCAGCATTAATTCTTTCGCCCGCGCGTACATATTCTATTGAGCGTATACGATCATTGAGCCGGTCACCGGTGGCTTCCTCACTTGTGATGTGAAGCTGCTTTCCATTTCTCATTTTTGAGGATATCGAGATTCTCTTAAGAGAAAGGGTAGCCTTTTGTCACGAGCTGGACTCGAACCAGCGCGTCTGGCAAAAAGACCATCCAGATTTCAACCTTAGACTGATCGTGACTTTGGTTACTCGGTTCCCCACGCGAACCCCACACGCCATGGGTACGTCCGAGGTAGATTAACTACGAACTTTTTTCAAAAAAAAGTTTGATATCTTTTCCTCACTTACTAACAAAGAACTGGATAAGGATTCGTCCTTGGCTGCCTACGTACCACTTTGGGAATCAAGTAAATCGTAGTTCTCTTACTTACTGTCTTCTTTCTAAGTCTTACTTTCTTCTGACAGCTTACGATGCAAGACAAATTTCCAAGTATTCATCGAGGGGAAGGCGCCAAATAGCTTCTAGTTAGGCCTTCCGTCCGTTTCGAAAAAGCTGGGCTAATCCTAAAGCGGAAGGATAAAATGGGATATAATAGAAAAACGGATAATATCCAAAGTTCTTGGTACTTTGTTTGCTTAAGACCCCTCATTAGCATAGCAGGAGGTCTTTGTAAGAAAGCGGATTCTTATGACTTACCCTGCTTCACCCTCCCTTCATGCACTGGGAAAGCCCTCCTTTACTATTGCTTCTTTTTCTTTTCTTTCTATAAAATGTTCCTCAATAGCACTGATTCTTCATATATTTTTGTCAAAGCAATTGGGTTCACAAAGCATTATTTTCTCGGTCCATTTTCCACCTCTTTCTTTTGTCGAACCATGCTAAGCAAAGATGCACGGTTCCAGTCTTCTTTCCCTCCCCGTGTCCACTAGCGCTCCTCTCCTTTTAGTCGAGTTACGTCAGTACCTTTTAGTCGAGTGGCTTCTCGCTCCTGTCCAGAACGAAGAGAAGGCGAAAAAGCGCCGCCGAAGCAGCATGAGCGGGCTTCTATTGCTACGTAACAATAGAGCAGGATAGCATTTTGCGCCCACATGTTTGAATTTGAGGGTAAAAAGCTCGCTTGTTATACGGGATCCGACGCATCCAGCAGAGCGAAGCAGCGTTCCATTCTTTTCGGCGGCATCCTTCCGCATTGGCGGCGAGTGGAGTGCCACAATCCCATTCATCATTTTTGATCTACATAAGCCAAAGCCCTCCGCACTGGCGACGTCCCCGGCATAAATGCAAGGAGGATGTATAGCTGATATAGGATCTTGTGGAACAGGATTTGATTCTGCAAGCGGTTCGGTACAAACAAAGAAATTTCGAACAAAAGGATCGGAACTCGCTGATAGGAAAGGAGAGAAAAACAAAGCAATGCCAAGAGCTCCGTCAATTCGCTGTTCATCGATAGACGAAGCTCTCTCTTTATCATCTCGTGCCAGATGCAACAAAGGATGAGTCCTTTTTCCTTCTCGCGAACCACGGGAGCGCCAAGCGTCCAGAGGAGCAAAGCTCATTTTCCTTTCAGGATCAAGCGGCGCATAAAAAAGGGCTGGTCCGTCAAAAGTCCGGTTCCTTCGCAAACGAAGTTCAGAATCAACAAGGGTTCGTAGAACGAAGGGAGTGTACAACTGATTTTTCAAACCACTTTCTTGTTCGTAACGAGGGAGAGATAAAATTGAGTTCTTCACGAAGTTCGAGAAAAAAAAAAAAAAAAGACTTTCCCTATGGCCTCCTTGTTTTAAGACATTATGGCTTTGGGGTCGACCCCGGTAACAAAGAAAAAATCCATAAAAATTTGGGATCCGACACCATAATAAAATACTACCCTCATGATTAGACCATGTTCCTGAGATTTGATAAAAGAAAGGTGCATTAGCGGTTAATACGTTGTAATTGGATAAGTTATTAGGAATATGACAGAACGAAAGACCAAGGAAAGAAAGAAGAATGCACCAAAATGCAGGTGCTGCACCAAACGCTGGTGGTTGTTTCTTGTTGTAAGTGAATGCAACGAAAAGACCCGGAAATAACGAATAATGAAAGAATTCATATATTGACATTTCGTGCTCATTTCAAGATTTCTGCTTTGTTATTCCCATCATCCGGTAACCACAGGATGATCCACAAGAAAGGTGGCAGGATTCGAACCTATGGCCGGCCCGACCCTGACCTGTTGGGTTGGGTGGCTTGCTTCGCCCTCGTCGCCTCTGTCCCGAAACAGATGCGCTGCGCTACCCAGCGCGTAACCTTGTCCCCCCTACCCCTCTTCTGCTTATGCCATTACCAATCGCGGGTAACCCCCGGACCGGCCGCCCCTGACCTAATAAGAACGATTATCCTTATGACCAAACAAGGACCAGCTTACTTTTCGAGCGAGAGTTTCACGATCCCGACCAGCAACTTGTTGGGAGTAAGGGCATCCAAGCTTGCCCAACCTAGTAAAGGGGCTTGAATCGGTATTTTGTTTAGGGAGAAACCCTACTAAGGAAAGGATGAGATATAGCATTAACTCCACTTGTTGGTATTCGTTGGGACGCATGCTTAGAACGGCCTCTAAGGGGTTGTTGTATAACAAGTGCATAATGTCCACTAGAACGTCCGTGTATTTTATCATCAACCTGATGAATGAATTTCAAGATATAGGGCTTTCCTATTATCACAGGCTGTTCAAAAGGATCTCCTGTTCTTCCATCAAAAATTCGGCTTTTTCCTGGATACTCGGGTTCAAATACCCATGGATTGGCTGTTTGCTTACTGGCTTCATATAATTCAGAAAATACTAGTTTTCTCGAAGCCTCTTGTTCATATCTCTCATCAAAAGGGGCTATTCGATAATGTCTATCTAGCAGACTTCCCGCTAACCCAAGCGAGCATTCAAATATCTGTCCTACATTCATGCGTGAGGGTACTCCTAATGGGTTGAAGACCATATCCACGGGTCTCCCGTCTTGCAAATAAGGCATATCCTGTCTAGGCAAAATTTTGGAAATGATACCTTTATTTCCATGTCTTCCGGCTACTTTATCACCTACTTTGATTTCACGTTTCTGTGAAATATATACACGAATTATTTCTGGGTTATAACTTGAACCCCCCTTTTTCTGAACCCATCTCACATCAATAACTCGACCTCTACCACCTATAGGCAATTTTAAACAAGTTTCTTTTGAAGTCGATACCTGAATGCCAAGTATGGCCCGTAATAATCTATCTTCCGGAGCATACGAGGATTCTTTCGCCACCTGAGGCGTTAATTTACCTACTAAAATATCACCCGTTTCAACCCACGATCCTAGCATCACAATTCCATTTTTGTCTAAATTTCGGAGTAAACGGCCCTCTAGATGCGGTATTTCCTTAGTGATCCTTTCAGGACCTTGGGTTGTCACATGCGTCTGAATTTCATATTTCCGTATGTCGAAAGAAGTATAAATATCACCATATACTAGACACTCACTAATGAGTACCGCATCTTCAAAATTGTATCCTTCCCATGGCATATAAGCCACTAATATATTTTTCCCAAAAGCGAGTTCCCCACCAACTGTAGCAGCACCATCCGCTAAAATTTGTCCCTTTTTAATGCATTTACCCCGGCGAACCTGAGGTTTTTGATGCATACAAGTATTTTTGTTTGAGCGTTGATACATAATTAATGGAATACTGTAAGTATTCTCATTCCCCGATAAAATTATCTTCTCAGTGTCAGTATAAAGGATTTTTCCCTCGTGTTCGGCTATAGTGGTAACCCCCGAATCTAAAGCCACTTGGCGTTCCAATCCAGTTCCAACAATGCACTTTTCGGACCGAGAAAGTGGAACTGCTTGACGTTGCATATTAGAACTCATTAAAGCTCGATTTTTATCATTATGTTCGATAAAAGGAATTAGGGAAGCTCCAATGGAAAAATATTGGAAAGGAAAAATGCTTCGAAGATGAACCTCTTCCCATGCGATAGTCAAAAATTCTTGGTGGTATCGAGCTGGTACAGCCTGTTCTTCTTGAATGCCCCGATTAAGAGCCAAAGAATTTCCTGCCGCTATCATATAATATTCATCTTGACTTGGTGATAAAAAAAGCATCCGTATCCGCGCCTTTTTTGATTTCTCAACGAGTTCATAAAACGGACTTTCTAACGACCCCCAATCACCAATCCTGGCATGAATTGATAAAGATCCAATAAGTCCAACATTGATTCCTTCAGACGTGTCAATGGGGCAGCCCATAGTGACTAGGATGGATATCTCGTATCCGAAAATTAGCAGTTCGCCCTGTTAATCCGCCAGGGCCCAAATAACTCAACTTTCTCCCATGAACGATTTGTGTCAATGGATTAGTTCGATCCAAAACTTGAGATAATGGGTGTAATCCGAAAAAGGATTCATAAATAGTTGTTAACGGAGTTGAAGTTACCAAATTCTGAGGAGTAGGTATCAATTTATGCCTAATTGCTCCGCCTATAGTTCCCTTAACTACATTTTCTAAACGAGCCAGAGCCAACCCGAGCTGGTCTTGTAAAAGATCCGCTACAGAGCGAATACGTTTATTTTTCAAATGATTCATATCATCAAGTGTACCCATTCCAAATTTCATCCCAATCAAATGATCGGCAGCTGCTAATATATCTCGTGGTAACAAAAATATATTGTTCTGAGGTATATTAAGATTCAGTCTCCAGTTAATATTTCGGCGACCAATCCTTCCTAATTCACACCTTTGCCAGTGAAAGTTTTATCAGATCGATACCAAGAGTGGATACTACCCTTGAAAGGCAAACCAATTCCTTGCTCTCTGGCTATTATTCATAAAACCAATTGTAATTCTGGCATTTGTTTGTTTGAATGTTGGTAATGACTTCCAGGTCGGAACCCACCTTCACCCAAGGGTCATATGACCTTCCCCTGCTAGATTTACCTCCGACGGAGCTGACTGGGGCTTGTGCCTTTCCTTAGCCCTGCTAGATTGACTCAATATCTTTCCAGGATTATAACGTTGGAGCGGTTGGAGTTGGATTGAATCGACTTCGTCTTCTTCCCTTAAATGAATCCCGTTCAAGCTGTGATAAGAGGACGTTTCCGTACCCCCTTACCTTACTCACTAGATTTTCACTGAATGACAGGGGACAGCTTCACTCCGTCAAGCCTCTAGGAGTAGTGAAGAACTATAGAAAGTTGTGGTTGGTTGTTGACCAACAAAAGCATGGGAGAAAACCAAGAACAGGGGGCATAGAGATTTCTTCTCTTATGAGATTGAGCGAGGAAATGCCAAAGCCAAGGCTAACTCTCTCTCCTGCGCTAGTGAATCATATGCCATCCTTAGAGTGCAGCAGGGACACCTTTAAAGGAGAGTGAGCCATCCCTTTAAGAAGGGCCTTATCGCAAAAAGTCTCTTTGAAAGGTCACTCTCATTAAAAGAAAAACTTCCTCTCTGTCGAGGATTTTCCTCACTAAGCTTTCAGGCGTTCCTCGGGGCAAGAAGTTTCATCAAGCTTGAAGGCAAGTGCCGTTATCCCGCCTTCATCAAGTCTTATTGCACTAGCATTCGATGCATCAACTATGGCTGTTCCCTCCTCCAATACCGCTTATTCATCTGCACCTTCTATGGAATTTTGTTCAAAACAAGTTTACCTTTCCTTGCTCTTGCTTAGGAGAGCTCCGTCACTCCTTAACAGGAAGGGCGGGTTATAATGCTAAAGAAAGAGCTTGCAAACAGCAGCTTTCTATTCTATGTGCGCATTGTCTTCTTCATTCTAAAGTGCTGACTTGATCCTGGCCAAGTGCGGCAGATACGTAGGCAAACTTGAAAAGAGCCTCAGTCGGCAAATCCCTGGCCCTTTTCTTTCTTTTTTCCGCTCGACCGATTCATCGATGAGCTAAACCTTTATACGAAAGAGAACCCTCACCTAATGAAATGACCTCGCGCCAGTGCTACCCTTAAAAGGTTTTGACGGAGCTTAACCGCTCTTCCTGCGATTCTTCTTTTTAATGAGAACAGCACGGAACTAGACTAAGGAAGTGCAAGGGGCTGCTTTCTCATACCGCGGGATCAGTATGAATTCCAAAGATAGGATACTCTTTAACCCAAAGAATAGGAAAAGCTTGAAAGACTTTAATCAAAACTCATCGGGATTCAAAGATCCCTTCCTTATTGATACAATTAGACCCGCCGCGGTATGCTCAGCTACGCCATTGATCCTTGAGTACTTGTGCTAAGTACATGCTCTCTCTCTTTCTTTACTTATGCTTTACGCTTACAGGACTATGCTCTTCATTTCTCGAGGAACGCCTTTGAATTATAGCGGAAAAGTCCCGCACTTCATTACGAAAGACTGGGCCTTCTTAATCCTCCAATCGTGCAGTAGCTCTCGTATATAAGAGAAGGGCAGCATTTAGGAGTAATCGATCTCACAAACTATCAATTTCATAAGAGAAGACGAAGACGGATCAAATTGAATAATCGAAGAGATATGGGACCCTAGCTACGAGTCAGTCCCTCTAACGTCGAATGATCTACTTGCTTGTACTTCTCTTTGTCGAGATTCAGTTGGTCTTCAGTCTACCACTCCGTGGGTACAAGATCGAAAAGAATGCATTCCAAGTGAGATGTCCAAGATTAAAGGAACGAGGGTAAGAATCGACGAGGAATCAATAAGATAGAAGATCAGTGAATGACAAAGCGTGAGGAGAATTATCAACCCGAGATGTTAGAAGGTGCAAAATCAATAGGTGCCGGAGCTGCTACAATTGCTTCAGCGGGAGCTGCTATCGGTATTGGAAACGTCTTCAGTTCTTTGATCCATTCTGTGGCGCGAAATCCATCATTGGCTAAACAATCATTTGGTTATGCCATTTTGGGCTTTGCTCTAACCGAAGCTATTGCATTGTTTGCCCCAATGATGGCCTTTTTGATCTTATTCGTATTCTGATCGAAGAAAGAAGGTTTCATTCAGTCTCATAAAGCAAGCACCTCTTTCACATAAGAAAGTGGAGACAGGCTTGGATACGATCTAAAATGATTCCACATGAAAGAGGACCGGGCAATCGCCCTCTTGAGTAATGAAGAAGCGGGCTAGTCCCCGAAAATGCCCGTTAATAAAGCAAGTTGGGGAACAAAATCTTCCTTGTTAGTTACTCATTTCTTCGGTCGAGCGTTCTCCGGACGTCGAGAAATCTATCACTCAATCGCTGGCCGCTCTGTCATTGTCTGATTTTAGGTTTCTGATCACACTCGAAATTATGTATCTACTTATCGTATTTTTACCCCTGCTCGGTAGTTCCGTAGCAGGTTTTTTCGGACGTTTTCTAGGATCAGAAGGAAGCGTTATTCTGACCACTACGTGCGTTTCATTCTTCGCACTGGTGGGCTTCCTATTTTTATTTCGAATTTATTACTTTCGTTTGAAAGGACCACTGAGGGAGATTCTCAATCTCTTCTTGGTCTTTTTCATCGCCGTGGTAATATCTTTGATACGGATCAAAGTCATCCACCTACTGGGTGGTCAGGCTTTGCCCCTGTTGGAGCCCATTATATGGGCTGCAGTAGGAGGGGGAGCACTTCCTTCTACGGGCCCTAACGGGGCGGAGAGCTCATCCACGTGGAAGGAGGATCCGTTTGAACTTCGAGTTCTCGAGGAATCATTCTCGGACTCCCCCCCGGCAGGGGAGTCCCAGACGGAAGAGAGTGAACCCTCGGTAAATCGACGTAGTCTCGAGGCACCCCAAACGGAAGAGGGTGAACCCTCGGTAAATCGGCGGGGTCCCGAGGAAGCTGGGCCTGCGCTTCCAGCTAATCCAGTCCCTTCCGGGGGGGACGAAGCTGGGCCATCTGTCCCCTATCCCTACAGAAGGGATGAAATGATTGGGGGGGATAGCGTGGAGGCGATAGAACGCCGCCTTCTGGCTCAATTTGCTTATCCCTCATACGAGGACATCCAATTAGCCCACATTCAAGCCGAAGACCTCTTCGAGGTCAAGGTAGAGATTGTGAAGGTAATGGCTGGCCTTGATCCAACGGGGGATTGGATGGGGCGGGGAGCTCGGGCCCTCGACAATCCCCGTACCGCCACGGGAGAGCACTCCTTGGAGCAGTTATACCGCCTGTTAAGTGCTCTAAATGAGCGCGGTAAAGAGGCCCCAGAATTTAAGGAACTCAAAAATAGAGTGTTCCTCAAGAAAGGCGGCCCTGGGGGGGACTCTATCGCATAAGTAAGCAAGCTACCTTTCGGGATGGGCTTTTGCTTCTTTCTTTATTTTTCGATATGCCGCTTCTTCGCCAGCAAGGAGCGAGAAAACAAAGTGGGCTGTAATGATGTCAGAATTTGCACCAATTTCTATCTATTTAGTGATTAGTCTGCTAGTTTCTTTGATCCTACTCGGTGTTCCTTTTCCATTTGCTTCCAATAGTTCTACCTACCCAGAAAAATTGTCGGCCTACGAATGTGGTTTCGATCCTTCCGGTGATGCCAGAAGTCGTTTCGATATACGATTTTATCTTGTTTCAATTTTATTTTTAATCCCTGATCTGGAAGTCACCTTTTTCTTTCCTTGGGCAGTACCTCCCAACAAGATTGATTTGTTTGGATTTTGGTCCATGATGGCCTTTTTATTTATTTTGACGATTGGATTTCTCTATGAATGGAAAAGGGGTGCTTCGGATCGGGAGTAAAGTGATAGGGCAAAAAATGGGGGGGGGAAAAGAAAGGAAAGAGAATAATGCCTACGTTTAATCAATTGATTCGTCATGGTAGAGAAGAAAAACGGCGCACGGACCGTACTCGAGCTTTGGATAAATGTCCCCAGAAGCTAGGAGCATGCCCGCGTGTTTCAACGAGAACACCGAAAAAACCGAATTCCGCTCCACGTAAGATAGCCAAAGTACGGTTGAGCAATCGACATGATATATTTGCTCACATTCCGGGCGAAGGTCATAATTCGCAGGAACATTCGCAGGTGTTAATAAGAGGAGGTAGAGTGAAAGATTCGCCAGGTGTAAAATCCCATTGTATTCGAGGAGTAAAGGATTTGATGGGAATTCCGGGTCGAAGAAGAGGCAGATCAAAATATGGTGCAGAAAAACCCAAATCGATATGAATGGAAGATGCCTCTGGAACTAGTTATCGGTAAGTCTTTTAGTAAGCGTATATAAACAGCTGTTTAGTGTATAAGCAATTCTTTAGTGGCTGCACCGAAAGGTACGTACGGTGGAGGTTGGTTGAAGATGATGTTACGCGGCGTTCAGAACCAGCCTTGAAGTGAATGAATTAGAAAGAAGAAGTAAGGAAATGAGACGACTTTTTCTTGAACTATATCATAA is a window from the Brassica napus mitochondrion, complete genome genome containing:
- the orf108b gene encoding hypothetical protein; its protein translation is MRNGKQLHITSEEATGDRLNDRIRSIEYVRAGERINAAYARPRGSPSSCIYFRGGQSHPAEDEKRKCMDCFFEVVGREFSRVSEVGERVPGSCCSVACPVILCKGVSP
- the orf115d gene encoding hypothetical protein, yielding MGYNRKTDNIQSSWYFVCLRPLISIAGGLCKKADSYDLPCFTLPSCTGKALLYYCFFFFSFYKMFLNSTDSSYIFVKAIGFTKHYFLGPFSTSFFCRTMLSKDARFQSSFPPRVH
- the ccmFN1 gene encoding cytochrome c biogenesis ccmF: MSIYEFFHYSLFLGLFVAFTYNKKQPPAFGAALAFWCILLSFLGLLFCHISNNLSNYNVLTANAPFFYQISGTWSNHEGSILLWCWILNFYGFFFCYRGRPQSHNVLKQGGHRESLFFFFFSNFVKNSILSLPRYEQESGLKNQLYTPFVLRTLVDSELRLRRNRTFDGPALFYAPLDPERKMSFAPLDAWRSRGSREGKRTHPLLHLARDDKERASSIDEQRIDGALGIALFFSFFLSASSDPFVRNFFVCTEPLAELNPVLQDPILAIHPPCIYAGDVASAEGFGLCRSKMMNGIVALHSPPMRKDAAEKNGTLLCSAGCVGSCITSELFTLKFKHVGAKCYPALLLRSNRSPLMLLRRRFFAFSSFWTGARSHSTKRY
- the atp9 gene encoding ATPase subunit 9, which gives rise to MLEGAKLIGAGAATIALAGAAIGIGNVFSSLIHSVARNPSLAKQLFGYAILGFALTEAIALFALMMAFLILFVF
- the orf322 gene encoding hypothetical protein, which produces MYLLIVFLPLLGSSVAGFFGRFLGSEGSVILTTTCVSFFALVGFLFLFRIYYFRLKGPLREILNLFLVFFIAVVISLIRIKVIHLLGGQALPLLEPIIWAAVGGGALPSTGPNGAESSSTWKEDPFELRVLEESFSDSPPAGESQTEESEPSVNRRSLEAPQTEEGEPSVNRRGPEEAGPALPANPVPSGGDEAGPSVPYPYRRDEMIGGDSVEAIERRLLAQFAYPSYEDIQLAHIQAEDLFEVKVEIVKVMAGLDPTGDWMGRGARALDNPRTATGEHSLEQLYRLLSALNERGKEAPEFKELKNRVFLKKGGPGGDSIA
- the nad3 gene encoding NADH dehydrogenase subunit 3, producing MLEFAPIFIYLVISLLVSLILLGVPFLFASNSSTYPEKLSAYECGFDPFGDARSRFDIRFYLVSILFLIFDLEVTFFFPWAVSLNKIDLFGFWSMMAFLFILTIGFLYEWKRGALDWE
- the rps12 gene encoding ribosomal protein S12, with protein sequence MPTFNQLIRHGREEKRRTDRTRALDKCPQKLGACLRVSTRTPKKPNSALRKIAKVRLSNRHDIFAYIPGEGHNLQEHSQVLIRGGRVKDLPGVKFHCIRGVKDLMGIPGRRRGRSKYGAEKPKSI